GTGAGGCTGACTCGACGAGGAGTCGGGTGCTAGAGCGGAGCGGTAAGGCGACGAGAGTGCCGTTGGTTGTGGGCGTGGATGATGACCGGTGGACTAGTGTTGGGACGGAGAAGGCAAGTACATTGGATTAGTGCGGCGACGAGAGCGCTGACagagataggtggaggagagtAGGAGGCAAGGCGAGCACGCGAGTTGTTAGAGATGCGTGTAGGTAGGTGGGCGGGTGAGTTGTTCATGTCAGCACGCGTAAGAAGAAGAATCGGtcgaagaaaaaagaagagaagagggcCATCCAAGAAAAATTCAACGACTGTCGTTTCTTGATTGAGAAGAAACTTTTGTgagtaaaatttaaaaatctaaaaatattttaatatatattaaaaaaactacaacttatAGTGCTCAtttaaaaaatctataactattttaacatatatttaaaaaactataactttctcaCAATAAGCTCAACTGTCATCCTCTAACAATGTGTGTGTCCACGGTTAATTCTCTTATTACATACATACCATAGAGGATGATGGTAGTTTCACGGTGAgaaatttatagttttttataatttatgtcaaaatagatttttaaaatgaaCATTGGACATTTTTTTTTgatatatgtcaaaatagttatatattttttaaaaattacttaattttttttgcactGAATAATAATAACATCGCCCATTTATTTGGGCCTCCAGCCCAAGCGTGCGCTAGTAGCAGGCTGACGCGGCCCATAATAGGTCTCAGCATTCTCAAGCACAGGAAACATCTCATCGTCCCCTTCCCTCGTCAAAACCCAATCCAATTCCAAACCCCTCGCCTCGCTGTTCGACAGCTACCTCCGCCCCTTCTCCTTCGCGGCCAACCACCTCTCCCCTCGCCACCCATGGCCACCGCAGCGCGCGCCATCGCCTCAGCGGTACGCCCGGCGCGGCCGCTTCTCCTGTCGCGGCGCCTCCCGTCCCCCTCCGTTCGGCCCCCGCAGcctctcggcggcggcggaggtggaaCTGGGTCCGTCCGCTGCATGGCGTGGCGGCCCAACTCCTCCTACTCGCCGCTGCGGTCGGGGCAGGGCGGGGAACGCGCGCCGACGGAGATGGCGCCGCTGTTCCCCGGGTGCGACTACGAGCACTGGCTCATCGTCATGGATAAGCCAGGCGGCGAGGGCGCAACCAAGCAGCAGATGATTGATTGCTACATCCAGACCCTCGCCAAGGTCGTGGGGAGGTAATTGTTGTTCTTCTAAGTCAATCAAATCTCCCTACGAATGGAAGCTTAGCGGAAGCTGC
This genomic window from Phragmites australis chromosome 7, lpPhrAust1.1, whole genome shotgun sequence contains:
- the LOC133924901 gene encoding multiple organellar RNA editing factor 2, chloroplastic-like; protein product: MATAARAIASAVRPARPLLLSRRLPSPSVRPPQPLGGGGGGTGSVRCMAWRPNSSYSPLRSGQGGERAPTEMAPLFPGCDYEHWLIVMDKPGGEGATKQQMIDCYIQTLAKVVGSEEEAKKRMYNVSCERYFGFGCEIDEETSNKLEGLSGVLFVLPDSYVDAENKDYGAELFVNGEIVQRSPERQRRVEPVPQRAQDRPRYSDRTRYVKRRENQSYRR